One Anser cygnoides isolate HZ-2024a breed goose chromosome 4, Taihu_goose_T2T_genome, whole genome shotgun sequence genomic region harbors:
- the HELQ gene encoding helicase POLQ-like isoform X4, producing MFGDYNSFCEDDSLLAQVLDTEHTRPRDAETDVKAAGEFVLEGLPSGIDQRKQDNSSASETGVICGGDTEHGFQTPENDPLDNKEDLGDSLLDELPSSQLLYFAEMRQPSTGSERSAGTKKIDMSKCSSLDKIWRASSPCPDSEHKNRSTEFSSDLKSDSCKNTSLKDHLKNALTENAKAQTLKVSKTKQLKEAILSEEICVARKAIGSSSVDIGPFYGLPSKVKDLFWQLRGIETLYEWQHDCLTLECLQQRKNLIYSLPTSGGKTLVAEILILQELLCMQKDVLMILPYVAIVQEKVWGLSNFGIELGFLVEEYAGSKGRFPPIKRRCKKSLYIATIEKGHMLVNSLIETDRIGDLGLVVVDELHMLGEGSRGATLEMTLAKILYTSKSTHIVGMSATLNNVGDLQKFLQAEYYTKNFRPVELKEYIKIRDTIYEVDSKAENGFTFSRLLNFKYSSNLKKADPDHIIALVTEVIPKYSCLIFCPTKKNCENVASMVCKYLNKEFRSHREKEKQDLIKDLKNIGNGSICPVLKQTIPFGVAYHHSGLTNDERKSIEEAYSRGVLCLLACTATLAAGVNLPARRVILRAPYVANDFLKKNQYKQMIGRAGRAGIDNAGESILIVQEKDKHLVQDLVTSPLENCYSNLLPEFTKGMQNLLLSLVGLRIAVTQEEVYNFLCHTLLGVQQQLLSKEKSLSELVKDGLESLIEKGLLTVKIMEKDQNSKTALAITRLGKAAYKGSIDLSYCNLLYKELKKGLEGLVLESSLHLLYLATPYDMVSNCSPNWMIYLRQFNQLSAAEQTVADMVGVPESFIAKKASGQAIRKNVDSASVNRLYLTFILYTLLKETNIWSVSEKFNLSRGYVQNLLTSAASFASCVLHFCEQELEEFWVYKALLTELTKHLTYCVKTELIPLMEVAGVLEARAKQLYNAGYKTLAHLANANPETLVKTIEHLSRRQAKQIVSSAKMLLTEKAEALQEEVELLLKVPTDIAGTS from the exons ATGTTTGGAGACTACAACAGCTTTTGCGAAGATGATTCTCTGCTGGCTCAAGTTCTTGACACGGAGCACACGCGTCCACGGGATGCAGAGACAGACGTGAAAGCAGCTGGAGAGTTCGTACTTGAGGGTCTTCCATCAGGAATTGACCAAAGAAAGCAAGATAATTCTTCCGCTTCAGAAACAGGTGTCATATGTGGAGGGGATACAGAGCATGGCTTCCAAACGCCTGAAAATGACCCACTGGATAACAAAGAGGACCTGGGTGATTCTCTTTTAGATGAATTGCCTTCATCGCAActtttgtattttgcagaaatgcGTCAGCCTTCTACTGGTTCTGAGAGATCTGCAGGCACAAAAAAGATAGACATGAGCAAGTGTTCCTCCTTAGACAAAATCTGGAGGGCATCATCTCCTTGTCCTGATTCTGAACACAAGAACAGAAGTACAGAATTTTCTAGTGATTTGAAGTCTGATTCATGTAAAAATACGAgccttaaggatcatctaaaAAATGCTTTGACTGAAAATGCTAAAGCTCAGACTCTGAAGGTCTCAAAAACCAAGCAGCTTAAAGAAGCTATTTTATCTGAAGAGATTTGTGTAGCTAGGAAAGCTATTGGATCATCTTCTGTCGATATAGGCCCTTTTTATGGATTACCCAGTAAAGTTAAAGATCTCTTCTGGCAGCTTCGGGGGATTGAAACACTTTATG AATGGCAGCATGATTGCTTAACATTAGAATGTCTACAGCAGAGGAAGAATTTGATATACTCGTTGCCAACCAGTGGTGGAAAAACACTTGTTGCTGAAATTTTAATTCTCCAAGAGTTACTCTGCATGCAGAAGGATGTTCTGATGATCCTGCCATATGTTGCCATTGTCCAAGAAAAG gtTTGGGGCTTATCAAACTTCGGGATAGAATTAGGTTTCCTCGTTGAAGAATACGCAGGAAGTAAAGGACGATTTCCACCCATCAAGAGAAGATGTAAAAAGTCCCTCTATATTGCTACAATAGAAAAAGGGCATATGCTAGTGAATTCTTTGATTGAAACAGATCGAATTGGTGACCTTGGTCTTGTTGTGGTGGATGAG TTGCATATGCTTGGTGAGGGAAGTCGTGGAGCAACTCTGGAAATGACTCTTGCAAAAATACTCTACACAAGTA aaagcaCACACATTGTTGGAATGAGTGCGACTTTAAATAATGTTGGAGACCTCCAAAAGTTCCTGCAAGCGGAGTACTACACTAAAAATTTTAGACCG GTAGAATTAAAGGAATACATAAAGATCAGAGACACAATTTATGAAGTagacagcaaagcagaaaatggcTTTACTTTTTCACGTCTCCTGAATTTCAAG TATTCTAGTAATCTGAAGAAAGCAGATCCTGACCACATCATTGCACTGGTCACTGAAGTTATTCCAAAATATTCCTGCCTAATCTTTTGTCCGACTAAAAAGAACTGTGAAAATGTGGCTTCAATGGTGTGCAAGTACCTGAACAA AGAATTTAGATCTcacagggagaaggagaaacaaGACCTCATTAAGGACCTAAAGAACATTGGGAATGGAAGTATCTGTCCTGTTTTGAAGCAAACAATACCTTTTGGTGTTGCCTATCACCATAGTGGACTTACAAATGATGAAAGAAAGAGTATAGAGGAAGCATATTCTAGAGGTGTCCTGTGTCTTCTTGCTTGCACAGCTACATTAGCTGCTGGAGTCAACTTGCCAGCTAGGAG gGTTATTTTGAGAGCCCCTTATGTTGCTAATGATTTCCTGAAGAAGAACCAATACAAACAAATGATTGGCAGGGCTGGTCGAGCTGGTATTGACAACGCTGGTGAAAGTATTCTCATAGTGCAGGAAAAAGACAAGCATTTG GTTCAAGATTTAGTTACCAGTCCTTTGGAGAACTGTTACAGCAATCTTCTACCGGAGTTCACCAAGGGAATGCAGAACCTGTTGTTATCTTTGGTTGGATTGAGG ATTGCAGTTACCCAAGAGGAAGTGTACAATTTTTTGTGCCATACATTGCTGGgtgttcagcagcagctgctgtctaAGGAGAAGAGTCTCTCAGAGTTGGTTAAAGATGGGCTAGAAAGTCTAATAGAAAAAGGACTcctaacagtaaaaataatggaGAAGGACCAAAATTCCAAAACTGCATTAGCAATCACACGGTTGGGTAAAGCTGCATATAAAG GGTCTATAGACTTGTCGTACTGCAATCTTCTTTACAAAGAATTGAAGAAAGGTTTGGAAGGGCTGGTTCTTGAGAGCAGTCTTCATCTTCTCTATCTGGCAACTCCATATGATATGGTTTCTAACTGTAGCCCAAATTGGATGATATACTTGAGACAG TTCAATCAGCTAAGTGCAGCAGAGCAAACAGTAGCAGATATGGTGGGAGTACCTGAAAGCTTTATTGCAAAAAAGGCTTCTGGTCAAGCCATCAGAAAG AATGTGGACAGTGCTTCTGTAAACAGGCTCTACCTGACATTTATCCTATATACCTTACTGAAAGAGACCAACATATGGAGCGTTTCAGAAAAATTTAATCTGTCCCGAGGGTATGTTCAGAATCTCCTTACCTCTGCTGCCTCGTTTGCTTCTTGTGTTCTACATTTCTGTGAG CAGGAACTGGAGGAATTTTGGGTTTACAAAGCCCTGCTGACAGAACTTACCAAGCACTTGACGTACTGCGTTAAGACAGAACTCATTCCGCTGATGGAGGTAGCAGGGGTTCTAGAG GCACGAGCTAAACAGCTTTATAATGCAGGGTACAAAACCTTAGCACACTTAGCAAATGCAAATCCAGAAACTCTGGTGAAGACGATTGAGCATTTGTCACGACGTCAAGCCAAGCAAATTGTTTCATCTGCAAAG ATGCTGCTGACTGAGAAAGCTGAGGCTTTACAAGAAGAAGTAGAACTCCTCTTAAAGGTGCCTACAGATATCGCAGGGACTTCCTGA
- the HELQ gene encoding helicase POLQ-like isoform X3, which yields MAEPPLAVRRRSRLGSAPKRSRPPAGPSAACSPLALKRANTGGEGVPAQRPYCNDSEEDMFGDYNSFCEDDSLLAQVLDTEHTRPRDAETDVKAAGEFVLEGLPSGIDQRKQDNSSASETEMRQPSTGSERSAGTKKIDMSKCSSLDKIWRASSPCPDSEHKNRSTEFSSDLKSDSCKNTSLKDHLKNALTENAKAQTLKVSKTKQLKEAILSEEICVARKAIGSSSVDIGPFYGLPSKVKDLFWQLRGIETLYEWQHDCLTLECLQQRKNLIYSLPTSGGKTLVAEILILQELLCMQKDVLMILPYVAIVQEKVWGLSNFGIELGFLVEEYAGSKGRFPPIKRRCKKSLYIATIEKGHMLVNSLIETDRIGDLGLVVVDELHMLGEGSRGATLEMTLAKILYTSKSTHIVGMSATLNNVGDLQKFLQAEYYTKNFRPVELKEYIKIRDTIYEVDSKAENGFTFSRLLNFKYSSNLKKADPDHIIALVTEVIPKYSCLIFCPTKKNCENVASMVCKYLNKEFRSHREKEKQDLIKDLKNIGNGSICPVLKQTIPFGVAYHHSGLTNDERKSIEEAYSRGVLCLLACTATLAAGVNLPARRVILRAPYVANDFLKKNQYKQMIGRAGRAGIDNAGESILIVQEKDKHLVQDLVTSPLENCYSNLLPEFTKGMQNLLLSLVGLRIAVTQEEVYNFLCHTLLGVQQQLLSKEKSLSELVKDGLESLIEKGLLTVKIMEKDQNSKTALAITRLGKAAYKGSIDLSYCNLLYKELKKGLEGLVLESSLHLLYLATPYDMVSNCSPNWMIYLRQFNQLSAAEQTVADMVGVPESFIAKKASGQAIRKNVDSASVNRLYLTFILYTLLKETNIWSVSEKFNLSRGYVQNLLTSAASFASCVLHFCEQELEEFWVYKALLTELTKHLTYCVKTELIPLMEVAGVLEARAKQLYNAGYKTLAHLANANPETLVKTIEHLSRRQAKQIVSSAKMLLTEKAEALQEEVELLLKVPTDIAGTS from the exons ATGGCCGAGCCCCCGCTCGCTGTGCGGAGGAGGAGCCGCCTCGGCTCCGCTCCCAAACGGAGCCGGCCCCCGGCGGGGCCCAGCGCTGCCTGCTCGCCGCTGGCTCTCAAGAGAGCGAACACCGGGGGTGAGGGGGTGCCAGCACAGAGGCCG TATTGCAATGATAGTGAAGAGGATATGTTTGGAGACTACAACAGCTTTTGCGAAGATGATTCTCTGCTGGCTCAAGTTCTTGACACGGAGCACACGCGTCCACGGGATGCAGAGACAGACGTGAAAGCAGCTGGAGAGTTCGTACTTGAGGGTCTTCCATCAGGAATTGACCAAAGAAAGCAAGATAATTCTTCCGCTTCAGAAACAG aaatgcGTCAGCCTTCTACTGGTTCTGAGAGATCTGCAGGCACAAAAAAGATAGACATGAGCAAGTGTTCCTCCTTAGACAAAATCTGGAGGGCATCATCTCCTTGTCCTGATTCTGAACACAAGAACAGAAGTACAGAATTTTCTAGTGATTTGAAGTCTGATTCATGTAAAAATACGAgccttaaggatcatctaaaAAATGCTTTGACTGAAAATGCTAAAGCTCAGACTCTGAAGGTCTCAAAAACCAAGCAGCTTAAAGAAGCTATTTTATCTGAAGAGATTTGTGTAGCTAGGAAAGCTATTGGATCATCTTCTGTCGATATAGGCCCTTTTTATGGATTACCCAGTAAAGTTAAAGATCTCTTCTGGCAGCTTCGGGGGATTGAAACACTTTATG AATGGCAGCATGATTGCTTAACATTAGAATGTCTACAGCAGAGGAAGAATTTGATATACTCGTTGCCAACCAGTGGTGGAAAAACACTTGTTGCTGAAATTTTAATTCTCCAAGAGTTACTCTGCATGCAGAAGGATGTTCTGATGATCCTGCCATATGTTGCCATTGTCCAAGAAAAG gtTTGGGGCTTATCAAACTTCGGGATAGAATTAGGTTTCCTCGTTGAAGAATACGCAGGAAGTAAAGGACGATTTCCACCCATCAAGAGAAGATGTAAAAAGTCCCTCTATATTGCTACAATAGAAAAAGGGCATATGCTAGTGAATTCTTTGATTGAAACAGATCGAATTGGTGACCTTGGTCTTGTTGTGGTGGATGAG TTGCATATGCTTGGTGAGGGAAGTCGTGGAGCAACTCTGGAAATGACTCTTGCAAAAATACTCTACACAAGTA aaagcaCACACATTGTTGGAATGAGTGCGACTTTAAATAATGTTGGAGACCTCCAAAAGTTCCTGCAAGCGGAGTACTACACTAAAAATTTTAGACCG GTAGAATTAAAGGAATACATAAAGATCAGAGACACAATTTATGAAGTagacagcaaagcagaaaatggcTTTACTTTTTCACGTCTCCTGAATTTCAAG TATTCTAGTAATCTGAAGAAAGCAGATCCTGACCACATCATTGCACTGGTCACTGAAGTTATTCCAAAATATTCCTGCCTAATCTTTTGTCCGACTAAAAAGAACTGTGAAAATGTGGCTTCAATGGTGTGCAAGTACCTGAACAA AGAATTTAGATCTcacagggagaaggagaaacaaGACCTCATTAAGGACCTAAAGAACATTGGGAATGGAAGTATCTGTCCTGTTTTGAAGCAAACAATACCTTTTGGTGTTGCCTATCACCATAGTGGACTTACAAATGATGAAAGAAAGAGTATAGAGGAAGCATATTCTAGAGGTGTCCTGTGTCTTCTTGCTTGCACAGCTACATTAGCTGCTGGAGTCAACTTGCCAGCTAGGAG gGTTATTTTGAGAGCCCCTTATGTTGCTAATGATTTCCTGAAGAAGAACCAATACAAACAAATGATTGGCAGGGCTGGTCGAGCTGGTATTGACAACGCTGGTGAAAGTATTCTCATAGTGCAGGAAAAAGACAAGCATTTG GTTCAAGATTTAGTTACCAGTCCTTTGGAGAACTGTTACAGCAATCTTCTACCGGAGTTCACCAAGGGAATGCAGAACCTGTTGTTATCTTTGGTTGGATTGAGG ATTGCAGTTACCCAAGAGGAAGTGTACAATTTTTTGTGCCATACATTGCTGGgtgttcagcagcagctgctgtctaAGGAGAAGAGTCTCTCAGAGTTGGTTAAAGATGGGCTAGAAAGTCTAATAGAAAAAGGACTcctaacagtaaaaataatggaGAAGGACCAAAATTCCAAAACTGCATTAGCAATCACACGGTTGGGTAAAGCTGCATATAAAG GGTCTATAGACTTGTCGTACTGCAATCTTCTTTACAAAGAATTGAAGAAAGGTTTGGAAGGGCTGGTTCTTGAGAGCAGTCTTCATCTTCTCTATCTGGCAACTCCATATGATATGGTTTCTAACTGTAGCCCAAATTGGATGATATACTTGAGACAG TTCAATCAGCTAAGTGCAGCAGAGCAAACAGTAGCAGATATGGTGGGAGTACCTGAAAGCTTTATTGCAAAAAAGGCTTCTGGTCAAGCCATCAGAAAG AATGTGGACAGTGCTTCTGTAAACAGGCTCTACCTGACATTTATCCTATATACCTTACTGAAAGAGACCAACATATGGAGCGTTTCAGAAAAATTTAATCTGTCCCGAGGGTATGTTCAGAATCTCCTTACCTCTGCTGCCTCGTTTGCTTCTTGTGTTCTACATTTCTGTGAG CAGGAACTGGAGGAATTTTGGGTTTACAAAGCCCTGCTGACAGAACTTACCAAGCACTTGACGTACTGCGTTAAGACAGAACTCATTCCGCTGATGGAGGTAGCAGGGGTTCTAGAG GCACGAGCTAAACAGCTTTATAATGCAGGGTACAAAACCTTAGCACACTTAGCAAATGCAAATCCAGAAACTCTGGTGAAGACGATTGAGCATTTGTCACGACGTCAAGCCAAGCAAATTGTTTCATCTGCAAAG ATGCTGCTGACTGAGAAAGCTGAGGCTTTACAAGAAGAAGTAGAACTCCTCTTAAAGGTGCCTACAGATATCGCAGGGACTTCCTGA